One window of the Methanomassiliicoccaceae archaeon DOK genome contains the following:
- a CDS encoding magnesium transporter CorA family protein → MMDIYEMKDGKPCKTDSIKDDVWINLVNPTTEEIDTVQQALQIDREALTAALDDEEGSRTEVSQKYTLILIDAPTREWRNNREEFTTYPLSITITDTAVVTVSLQELFAITNITAGKNKNINTVNVANRTRFVLQILFRVAVNYQADLKYIEVKRMAIEESIRKATRRDDLFELHELESNLVYFKTSLSVNTSIIDRLGKLSRFVSSQEDRDLMDDVVIETNQALEMTTTYSQIIKGTRQLVEADLNNSLSNIMKFLTSITLIISIPTLVVSFYGMNVSLPGMDYPYTYIVLLGGMAAICIVTIWGLQRRGMWR, encoded by the coding sequence ATGATGGACATCTATGAGATGAAGGACGGGAAGCCGTGCAAGACCGATTCCATCAAGGACGACGTCTGGATCAACCTGGTGAACCCCACCACGGAGGAGATAGACACGGTCCAACAGGCCCTCCAGATAGACAGGGAGGCGCTAACCGCTGCTCTGGACGACGAGGAGGGTTCGAGGACGGAGGTCTCACAGAAGTACACGCTCATCCTGATAGACGCCCCTACCAGGGAGTGGAGGAACAACCGCGAGGAGTTCACCACGTACCCCCTGTCGATCACCATCACGGACACCGCCGTGGTCACCGTCTCACTGCAGGAGCTCTTCGCCATCACCAATATCACCGCAGGCAAGAACAAGAACATCAACACGGTGAACGTGGCCAACAGGACGCGCTTTGTGCTGCAGATCCTCTTCCGCGTGGCGGTGAACTACCAGGCGGACCTGAAGTACATCGAGGTGAAGAGGATGGCGATCGAGGAGTCGATCAGAAAGGCCACCCGCAGGGACGACCTGTTCGAGCTTCACGAGCTGGAGTCCAACCTGGTCTACTTCAAGACCAGCCTGAGCGTGAACACGTCCATCATAGACAGGCTGGGCAAGCTGTCAAGGTTCGTCTCCAGCCAGGAGGACCGCGACCTGATGGACGATGTGGTCATCGAGACCAACCAGGCCCTGGAGATGACCACGACCTACAGTCAGATCATCAAGGGTACCAGGCAGCTGGTCGAGGCGGACCTCAACAACTCTCTGTCGAACATCATGAAGTTCCTGACGTCCATCACGCTGATCATCTCGATCCCCACTCTGGTCGTCAGCTTCTACGGCATGAACGTGTCCCTGCCCGGCATGGATTATCCTTATACGTACATCGTACTTCTGGGCGGGATGGCTGCCATATGCATAGTCACGATCTGGGGCCTTCAGAGACGTGGCATGTGGCGTTGA
- a CDS encoding PDZ domain-containing protein, which yields MEPAYVVLIVLAVIYVPIWVWVWRCPEKAERYHLCKYGPCIMIKTQLGMKTMDRLARYPRFWRAFGFFSKVVSAVLFLMMMYMMVVALLAVPSRIASESSIGIEYALAIPGLNPMLPLVYGVIALVVAMVVHELGHGIQARANGARVESSGLLYGVVPLGAFVEPNEEDMKAKPRRAQMDMYTAGISVNTVTAIVCMLLLVGCCSTATSDYEDDAAVYYMDDGSPAYLAGIPATAIITGLTAEDGTELDIGTSVDGTKTSLDSGVDPTQRYYVEYVYHDRTYVTEEPIQMGVYIRSITNNSPAMDAGLSNGEFLYSIDGEVINSVSEFSDIMSGKTSGQTIVVGIVQSVSDGEIPSPEYIEIVLADNGGSGFLGISVSTSGMTFITPGLMMERAINPFYGADSAYSYFTSIFSYLAGAFNGMDPVSEDVHWWYDVPLGNVMWFIITLLYWLFWLNLLLGISNALPAYPFDGGFIFAGGVSWLCEKLGVRDEERRDRLTDSISSSVSTVVLFMFMILVLSFVM from the coding sequence ATGGAGCCTGCATACGTCGTACTCATAGTTCTGGCTGTTATCTACGTCCCCATCTGGGTCTGGGTCTGGAGATGCCCGGAGAAGGCTGAGAGGTACCACCTCTGCAAGTACGGTCCCTGTATCATGATAAAGACCCAGCTGGGCATGAAAACCATGGACCGTCTGGCCAGATACCCCCGGTTCTGGCGTGCGTTCGGATTCTTCTCCAAGGTCGTGTCCGCGGTTCTGTTCCTGATGATGATGTACATGATGGTGGTGGCCCTGCTGGCCGTCCCGTCCAGGATCGCGTCGGAGTCCTCCATCGGCATCGAGTACGCCCTGGCGATTCCAGGGCTGAACCCCATGCTGCCTCTCGTCTATGGTGTCATAGCACTCGTGGTCGCCATGGTGGTGCACGAGCTAGGTCACGGAATCCAGGCCCGTGCCAACGGCGCCCGCGTGGAGTCATCCGGGCTCCTGTACGGAGTCGTCCCCCTGGGGGCGTTTGTCGAGCCCAACGAGGAGGACATGAAGGCCAAGCCCCGCAGGGCCCAGATGGACATGTACACCGCTGGGATCTCGGTGAACACGGTCACAGCGATCGTTTGCATGCTGCTCCTGGTCGGGTGCTGTTCCACGGCCACATCCGACTACGAGGACGATGCCGCCGTCTACTACATGGATGACGGATCCCCAGCATACCTCGCGGGCATACCGGCAACGGCGATCATCACAGGTCTGACTGCGGAGGACGGCACAGAGCTTGACATAGGAACCTCGGTGGATGGCACGAAAACGTCCCTGGATTCCGGAGTGGATCCCACCCAACGGTACTACGTCGAGTACGTCTACCATGATCGGACGTACGTCACCGAAGAACCGATCCAGATGGGGGTCTACATACGTTCGATTACGAACAACAGCCCAGCGATGGACGCCGGTCTGAGCAACGGCGAGTTCCTGTACTCCATCGACGGAGAGGTCATCAACTCGGTCTCGGAGTTCAGCGACATAATGTCCGGGAAGACTTCCGGTCAGACCATCGTCGTCGGCATCGTCCAGTCTGTGTCAGACGGCGAGATACCCTCCCCTGAGTACATCGAGATCGTCCTCGCCGACAACGGAGGCTCCGGCTTCCTGGGGATCTCGGTCTCCACCAGCGGTATGACCTTCATCACCCCTGGTCTGATGATGGAGCGCGCCATCAACCCGTTCTACGGGGCCGATTCCGCATACTCCTACTTCACATCGATCTTCAGTTACCTCGCAGGTGCGTTCAACGGCATGGACCCGGTGTCGGAGGACGTCCACTGGTGGTACGACGTGCCGCTCGGCAACGTCATGTGGTTCATCATCACGCTGCTGTACTGGCTGTTCTGGCTGAACCTGCTGCTGGGGATCTCCAACGCCCTCCCGGCGTACCCGTTCGACGGAGGATTCATATTTGCCGGAGGCGTCAGCTGGCTGTGCGAGAAGCTCGGCGTGCGCGACGAGGAGCGCCGCGACCGCCTGACCGACAGCATATCGAGCAGCGTGTCGACCGTCGTGCTGTTCATGTTCATGATATTGGTGCTGTCGTTCGTCATGTGA
- a CDS encoding DUF115 domain-containing protein, whose product MRHSEWEPIYQEILEDMGYDRADDEACVRILKAVTLNSDLITDDEAAEYFSGTATVFGDAPCLESDVSRLPPEGTLVSSGSAVARLLAIGIVPDVVVTDLDGDIDSQLEASSRGALTFIHAHGDNQDLVRMHAGRFRGPVVLTTQSTPENTVLDLGGFTDGDRAVCIAQEFGARRVLLEGFDFEHPNPKDGSDPAVKLRKLAWARRIIGRLSDRISLITPSN is encoded by the coding sequence ATGAGGCATTCTGAGTGGGAGCCCATCTACCAGGAGATCCTGGAGGACATGGGCTACGACCGTGCAGACGACGAGGCCTGCGTCAGGATCCTCAAGGCAGTCACCCTGAACTCCGACCTCATCACCGACGACGAGGCCGCTGAGTACTTCTCGGGAACCGCGACGGTCTTCGGAGACGCCCCGTGTCTCGAATCCGATGTTTCCCGTCTGCCGCCAGAGGGGACTCTGGTGTCCTCCGGCTCCGCCGTCGCCAGGCTCCTGGCCATCGGAATCGTCCCTGACGTGGTCGTGACCGACCTTGACGGCGACATCGACTCCCAACTGGAGGCCAGCTCGAGGGGGGCCCTCACGTTCATACACGCCCACGGCGACAACCAGGACCTGGTGAGGATGCACGCGGGACGCTTCAGGGGCCCGGTGGTGCTGACCACCCAGTCGACTCCGGAGAACACGGTCCTCGATCTGGGAGGTTTCACCGACGGGGACAGGGCCGTCTGCATCGCCCAGGAGTTCGGTGCCCGGAGGGTGCTGCTGGAGGGCTTCGATTTCGAGCATCCCAATCCGAAGGACGGATCCGACCCCGCCGTCAAGCTCAGGAAGCTTGCATGGGCCAGGCGCATCATCGGGAGGCTCTCGGACAGGATCTCTCTAATCACTCCAAGCAACTGA
- a CDS encoding DUF373 family protein, producing MKKTLVLVVDRDDDFGVKGKVNTPVIGVQNCLDAATAFGIADPEDSDLNALFAAVSVCLEIQEDGHEADVALICGDEKVGHRSDLALVAQLEEVLDEIQPDSVVLVGDGAEDEYIYPIISSRAHVDSVRKVYVKQSPGIEGSFYIITKMLSDPGKRKRFLVPLGFIIVLLSLFFIMPALLVYSSDHDINTLASMSGSLAFFFIGVVLILYGYNVSELYQEFRKNLISSLAGDTTRLLFLCVSLSIVLLMAVWNYVEVNGLYITSVFQWILYYFTSLVWPIVIAIMVYVVGQIIQDYQTSKTVKLSLVFGCIGIVNLGLVLTGVLDLISHFVWDDGFFQLGVIEIVAGVIISILSTYVKGRYIPAAPKEARPDEAF from the coding sequence ATGAAGAAGACTCTGGTCCTGGTCGTCGACAGAGACGATGACTTCGGTGTCAAGGGCAAGGTCAACACGCCCGTCATCGGTGTCCAGAACTGTCTGGACGCGGCCACAGCCTTCGGCATAGCGGACCCAGAGGATTCCGACCTCAACGCCCTCTTCGCGGCGGTGAGCGTGTGCCTCGAGATACAGGAGGACGGCCATGAGGCCGACGTCGCCCTCATCTGCGGGGACGAGAAGGTCGGACACCGCTCCGACCTGGCACTCGTGGCCCAGCTGGAGGAGGTCCTCGATGAGATCCAACCCGACAGCGTCGTCCTCGTGGGAGACGGCGCGGAGGACGAGTACATCTACCCCATCATCTCGTCGCGTGCGCACGTCGACTCCGTCAGGAAGGTCTACGTCAAGCAGTCCCCGGGTATCGAGGGCTCGTTCTACATCATCACGAAGATGCTGTCCGATCCGGGCAAGAGGAAGAGGTTCCTGGTCCCACTGGGGTTCATCATCGTCCTGCTTTCGCTGTTCTTCATCATGCCGGCGCTGCTCGTCTACTCGTCGGACCACGACATCAACACCCTGGCGAGCATGTCCGGGAGCCTCGCGTTCTTCTTCATCGGCGTCGTTCTGATACTGTACGGATACAACGTCAGCGAGCTCTACCAGGAGTTCAGGAAGAACCTCATATCGTCCCTCGCGGGTGACACAACCCGTCTGCTATTCCTGTGCGTGTCCCTGAGCATCGTCCTGCTCATGGCGGTCTGGAACTACGTGGAGGTCAACGGACTCTACATCACGAGCGTGTTCCAGTGGATACTTTACTACTTCACGTCCCTGGTGTGGCCCATAGTCATCGCGATTATGGTGTACGTCGTGGGACAGATCATACAGGATTATCAGACCTCGAAGACCGTGAAGCTGAGCCTGGTGTTCGGCTGCATAGGGATCGTCAACCTCGGTCTGGTCCTCACGGGCGTCCTCGACCTCATCTCCCACTTCGTCTGGGACGACGGGTTCTTCCAGCTGGGTGTCATCGAGATCGTGGCGGGTGTCATCATATCCATACTCAGCACATATGTGAAGGGCCGCTACATACCGGCCGCCCCCAAGGAGGCCAGGCCGGATGAGGCATTCTGA
- a CDS encoding Zn-dependent hydrolase, producing the protein MRVRWHGHSCFEFWDADNTVVVDPHDGRSIGIKPPAVSADIVLMTHNHYDHNAVRVVRGRHEDFLGRNGQFSVRGMNIEGLPTWHDAVGGAERGPNTMYLFEMDGISVCHCGDLGCIPDDDTIERIREVDMLFVPVGETFTMPLPEVKRFLELVNPNVIVPMHYRVGGLSIPITPLDDFLDLIPDEAVDYIGNEIDVTRDDIDGMKQCWVFDR; encoded by the coding sequence ATGAGGGTCAGATGGCACGGTCACTCCTGTTTCGAGTTCTGGGACGCCGACAACACGGTCGTCGTGGATCCCCATGACGGACGCTCCATCGGCATAAAACCGCCTGCCGTCAGCGCCGACATTGTACTCATGACCCACAACCACTACGATCACAACGCCGTCCGCGTCGTCAGGGGCAGGCACGAGGACTTCCTCGGCCGCAACGGACAGTTCTCCGTGAGGGGGATGAACATCGAGGGCCTCCCCACCTGGCACGATGCGGTCGGTGGCGCTGAGCGCGGCCCCAACACCATGTACCTCTTCGAGATGGACGGCATCTCCGTCTGCCACTGCGGCGACCTGGGGTGCATCCCGGACGATGACACCATCGAGCGCATCAGGGAGGTCGACATGCTTTTCGTCCCTGTGGGGGAGACGTTCACCATGCCGCTCCCCGAGGTCAAGAGGTTCCTGGAGCTCGTGAATCCCAACGTGATCGTCCCCATGCACTACAGGGTCGGCGGCCTTTCTATCCCGATAACCCCATTGGACGACTTCCTGGACCTCATTCCGGACGAGGCCGTGGACTACATCGGCAACGAGATCGATGTGACGAGGGACGACATAGACGGCATGAAGCAGTGCTGGGTTTTCGACCGCTGA
- a CDS encoding translation initiation factor IF-6 yields the protein MRFSRHSGNPNIGVFAAVNESLAFTSADASPEFVRALEEALGVKTIKTTVAGAHVIGSLMAINSNCAVVSGLADSREVEVIEEHIPCFLLDDSLNAAGNNILVNDHGAIISPDYGHEMARPLSDALGVEVVFSSIAGCNTVGSVCKATNKGCVCHMDASDEEVDLIKDVLKVQEVVRTSVNHGSRMVGAGLVANSKGAVVGDETTPIEMGKIEDGLLLY from the coding sequence ATGAGGTTCTCACGCCATTCAGGTAACCCCAACATCGGTGTTTTCGCTGCGGTCAACGAGAGCCTCGCCTTTACATCCGCCGACGCCTCCCCGGAGTTCGTCAGGGCTCTCGAGGAGGCGCTCGGCGTCAAAACCATAAAGACGACGGTCGCCGGGGCGCATGTCATCGGTTCTCTGATGGCGATCAACTCGAACTGCGCGGTGGTCTCCGGTCTCGCCGACTCCAGGGAGGTCGAGGTCATCGAGGAGCACATCCCGTGCTTCCTTCTGGACGACTCCCTCAACGCAGCCGGGAACAACATCCTGGTCAACGACCACGGTGCCATAATAAGTCCAGACTACGGCCACGAGATGGCGAGGCCGCTGTCCGACGCCCTCGGCGTGGAGGTCGTCTTCTCCTCCATAGCCGGATGCAACACCGTCGGGTCCGTCTGCAAGGCCACCAACAAGGGCTGCGTATGCCACATGGACGCCAGCGACGAGGAGGTCGACCTGATAAAGGACGTCCTGAAGGTCCAGGAGGTCGTCAGGACATCCGTCAACCACGGTTCCCGCATGGTCGGTGCCGGACTGGTCGCCAACTCCAAGGGAGCCGTCGTCGGGGACGAGACGACACCCATCGAGATGGGCAAGATAGAGGACGGTCTGCTCCTCTACTGA
- a CDS encoding 50S ribosomal protein L31e, producing MADEVERIMVIPLRATKQAPRTRRAKRAVKEVREIVMRHMKVDAEHVWIDASVNEKLWENGIRNPPSKITVKAVKFDDGLVEVSLAE from the coding sequence ATGGCAGACGAAGTCGAGAGGATCATGGTCATCCCCCTCAGGGCGACGAAGCAGGCACCCCGCACCCGCAGGGCAAAGCGCGCCGTCAAGGAGGTCAGGGAGATCGTCATGAGGCACATGAAGGTCGACGCTGAGCACGTCTGGATCGACGCCAGTGTCAACGAGAAGCTCTGGGAGAACGGAATCCGCAACCCGCCCTCCAAGATCACCGTGAAAGCGGTGAAGTTCGACGACGGCCTCGTAGAGGTCTCGCTGGCAGAGTGA
- a CDS encoding 50S ribosomal protein L39e has product MSSTKAPAMKQRLNKKVNQNRRVPAWVMLRTNRQFLRHPKRRSWRMSKLKE; this is encoded by the coding sequence ATGTCAAGCACAAAGGCCCCCGCAATGAAACAGAGGCTGAACAAGAAGGTCAACCAGAACCGCCGTGTCCCCGCATGGGTCATGCTCAGGACCAACAGGCAGTTCCTCCGCCACCCCAAGAGAAGGTCGTGGCGCATGAGCAAACTTAAGGAGTGA
- a CDS encoding DNA-binding protein, whose product MEDPELQAIRQRRMAELQQQAQNQAAQEEQARRMEAQKQNALRQFLTPEARQRLANIRLANPQMADSVEMQLIQLAQSGRLQGIIDDTMLRNILAQIAPQHREITIERR is encoded by the coding sequence ATGGAAGATCCCGAATTGCAGGCAATCAGGCAGAGGAGGATGGCCGAGCTCCAGCAGCAGGCCCAGAACCAGGCCGCTCAGGAGGAGCAGGCCAGGAGGATGGAGGCGCAGAAGCAGAACGCTCTCAGGCAGTTCCTCACCCCCGAAGCCAGACAGAGGCTCGCCAACATCAGGCTGGCAAATCCGCAGATGGCGGATTCTGTCGAGATGCAGCTGATTCAGCTTGCCCAGAGCGGCAGGCTCCAGGGAATCATCGACGACACCATGCTGAGGAACATTCTCGCACAGATCGCCCCGCAGCACAGGGAGATCACCATAGAGAGGAGATAA